In the genome of Deinococcus psychrotolerans, one region contains:
- a CDS encoding carbohydrate ABC transporter permease, with the protein MTARAAGKKPAPSGYARVSWWLFIPTLLPVVVLSVWPLLQGVYLGFTDYTLGAQSRKFIWFGNFAKMSSDRQFWSSFQIGAVWTVTVTAGVIVLGMGLALLLNARLPGQAVARVLVLIPWAIPPVIKGMIWRLIYHPSSGFLNGFLVSVGILKSPIDWLGSFTWALPAVIVVGIWTGLPQATVVLLAGLQTIPEDLHEAASLDGASSWQQLRHVTLPLMMPVILAVSALEFMWNFNSFGLVYTLTEGGPAGTTRLPMLFAYEEAFRYGNIAYASALGLAIVLIIGLALLYSVRSQFLSATKAAA; encoded by the coding sequence ATGACTGCTCGAGCGGCTGGCAAAAAACCCGCGCCGAGCGGCTACGCCCGCGTGTCGTGGTGGCTGTTCATACCGACCCTGCTTCCCGTGGTGGTTTTGTCGGTGTGGCCGCTGCTTCAGGGCGTCTATCTGGGCTTCACCGATTACACGCTGGGCGCGCAGAGCCGGAAGTTCATCTGGTTTGGCAATTTCGCCAAGATGTCCTCAGACCGCCAGTTCTGGAGTTCGTTTCAAATTGGGGCCGTCTGGACGGTGACGGTGACGGCGGGCGTGATCGTGCTGGGTATGGGTCTGGCGCTGCTGCTCAACGCCCGCTTGCCCGGACAGGCCGTGGCCCGCGTGCTGGTACTGATTCCCTGGGCCATTCCGCCGGTCATCAAGGGTATGATCTGGCGGCTGATTTACCATCCCAGCAGCGGCTTTCTCAACGGCTTTTTGGTGTCGGTGGGTATTCTCAAATCGCCGATCGACTGGCTGGGCAGCTTCACCTGGGCTTTGCCCGCCGTGATCGTGGTGGGCATCTGGACGGGACTCCCGCAGGCGACGGTGGTGCTGCTGGCGGGCCTCCAGACCATTCCCGAAGACCTCCACGAAGCGGCCTCGCTCGACGGAGCTTCAAGCTGGCAGCAGCTTCGCCACGTCACTCTGCCGCTGATGATGCCGGTGATTCTGGCGGTTTCGGCGCTGGAATTTATGTGGAATTTCAATTCGTTCGGTCTGGTCTACACCCTCACCGAGGGCGGGCCTGCCGGAACCACCCGCCTGCCGATGCTGTTCGCCTACGAGGAAGCCTTCCGCTACGGCAACATCGCTTACGCCTCGGCGCTGGGCCTCGCCATCGTGCTGATCATCGGGCTGGCACTGCTCTACAGCGTTCGCAGCCAGTTTTTGTCGGCCACCAAGGCGGCGGCGTGA
- a CDS encoding aminotransferase class I/II-fold pyridoxal phosphate-dependent enzyme, with protein MTAFTRSPSKNSILSAPRANARALKRLVERVIQPQGESGPRFVLRDDPAPYLRMNANSYLGLSFHPKLIEADEAAVRAYGVGPGAVRFISGSYLPHVQLEARLAAFHGREASMIFSSAYATVLSVLSVLITPQTAVISDELNHNCIINAVRLSRPHSKAVYKHLDLDGLDTQLTAAKGAARALVVTDGIFSMRGAHAPLAEIAAICRAHDADFPEGVLLVVDDSHGVGAFGQTGRGTEEFTHTQVDVLIGTLGKAFGVNGGYVTSSHVLIDYLREKSPTYIYSNPITAGEATAAHAALDLTDSEWGRERLTRLRSLTEQFRSGLKERGFETLDGQHPVVPLFVRDQAKLVARVADLKTKGILATGISYPVVPKGDESVRFQINADHTPADVDEVLAALGRATP; from the coding sequence TTGACCGCTTTCACCCGCTCGCCCAGCAAGAACTCGATTCTCTCCGCGCCGAGGGCAAACGCAAGAGCTTTGAAGCGGTTGGTGGAGCGCGTCATCCAGCCGCAGGGCGAAAGCGGCCCGCGCTTCGTGCTGCGCGATGACCCCGCGCCGTATCTGCGGATGAACGCCAACAGCTACCTCGGCCTGAGCTTTCACCCCAAGCTGATTGAGGCCGACGAAGCGGCGGTGCGGGCCTACGGCGTCGGCCCCGGCGCGGTGCGTTTTATCAGCGGCTCGTATTTGCCGCATGTGCAGTTGGAAGCGCGGCTGGCGGCGTTTCACGGGCGCGAGGCTTCCATGATTTTCAGCTCGGCCTACGCCACCGTGCTGAGCGTGCTGAGCGTGCTGATTACGCCGCAGACCGCTGTCATCAGCGACGAACTCAACCACAACTGCATCATCAACGCCGTGCGGCTTTCGCGCCCCCACAGCAAAGCCGTTTACAAACACCTCGATCTGGACGGATTGGACACCCAACTCACGGCAGCCAAAGGTGCGGCGCGTGCCCTCGTCGTCACAGACGGCATTTTCTCGATGCGCGGGGCGCACGCGCCGCTGGCTGAGATCGCCGCCATCTGCCGCGCCCACGACGCCGATTTCCCCGAGGGCGTGCTGCTGGTCGTCGACGACTCGCACGGAGTCGGGGCCTTCGGGCAGACCGGGCGCGGCACCGAGGAGTTTACCCACACGCAGGTCGACGTTTTGATCGGCACGCTGGGCAAGGCGTTTGGGGTCAACGGCGGCTACGTGACCAGCAGCCACGTCCTCATCGATTATTTGCGCGAGAAGTCGCCGACCTACATCTACTCCAACCCCATCACCGCCGGAGAAGCCACCGCCGCCCACGCCGCGCTCGATTTGACCGATAGCGAGTGGGGCCGTGAGCGGCTGACCAGATTGCGCTCGCTCACCGAGCAGTTTCGCAGCGGCCTCAAGGAGCGCGGCTTTGAAACTTTGGACGGCCAGCATCCGGTGGTGCCGCTGTTCGTGCGCGATCAAGCCAAGTTGGTGGCGCGGGTGGCCGATCTCAAGACCAAAGGCATCCTGGCCACCGGCATTTCTTATCCGGTGGTACCGAAAGGCGACGAGAGCGTCAGATTCCAGATCAACGCCGACCACACTCCCGCCGACGTGGATGAAGTTCTGGCAGCGCTGGGCAGGGCCACTCCCTGA
- a CDS encoding NAD-dependent epimerase/dehydratase family protein, translated as MTRVLITGALGQVGTELTLALRERYGVSEVLATDIRSPSPGHPAANGPFQLLDGLDAAGLLATVQAQGIQEIYHLAALLSAVAEAKPALAWHLNMQSLINVLDAAHTCGCRVFAPSSIAVFGPDTPRDLAPQLTSLRPTSMYGVTKVAGELLCDDYARRYGVDVRGLRYPGLISASAPPGGGTTDYSVEMYHAAASSQPYACFLAPDTALEMLFMPDAVRATLELMDAPKSALRYPNAYNLAGMSLTPAAIAAAIRRQLHAFDLPHFEVSYAPDPVRQAIANGWPRSIDDAAARQDWSWQPAYDLQRMTSQMLAALTHHTTGGLAHGA; from the coding sequence TTGACCCGCGTCTTAATCACCGGAGCGCTCGGCCAGGTCGGCACCGAGTTGACGCTGGCCCTGCGGGAGCGCTACGGCGTCTCGGAAGTGCTGGCCACCGATATTCGCAGCCCCAGTCCCGGTCATCCGGCAGCGAACGGCCCGTTTCAGCTGCTCGACGGGCTGGACGCGGCGGGTCTGCTCGCCACCGTGCAAGCCCAAGGAATTCAGGAGATTTATCACCTCGCCGCGCTGCTCTCGGCAGTGGCGGAAGCCAAACCCGCGCTGGCGTGGCACCTCAACATGCAGAGCCTCATCAATGTGCTGGACGCCGCCCACACCTGCGGCTGCCGGGTGTTCGCACCCAGCTCGATCGCGGTGTTCGGCCCCGACACGCCCCGCGACCTTGCGCCGCAGCTCACCAGTTTGCGGCCCACCAGCATGTACGGCGTCACCAAAGTGGCGGGCGAACTGCTGTGCGACGACTACGCCCGGCGCTACGGGGTGGACGTGCGCGGCCTGCGCTATCCGGGCCTGATCTCAGCCTCGGCCCCGCCGGGCGGCGGCACCACCGATTACAGCGTGGAGATGTATCACGCGGCGGCCAGCAGCCAACCGTACGCCTGCTTTCTGGCTCCCGACACCGCGCTGGAGATGCTGTTTATGCCCGACGCCGTGCGGGCCACATTGGAACTGATGGACGCGCCAAAGTCGGCGCTGCGCTACCCCAACGCCTACAATTTGGCCGGAATGAGCCTGACCCCCGCCGCGATTGCCGCCGCCATCCGACGCCAGCTGCACGCTTTTGACTTGCCGCACTTCGAGGTGAGTTATGCTCCCGATCCTGTGCGTCAGGCAATTGCCAATGGCTGGCCGCGCAGCATAGACGACGCGGCGGCCCGTCAGGATTGGAGCTGGCAGCCTGCTTACGACCTCCAGCGCATGACCAGCCAGATGCTCGCCGCGCTGACCCACCACACCACCGGAGGACTTGCCCATGGCGCTTGA
- a CDS encoding PaaI family thioesterase, with protein MSISESTSTSAAPALEARQRTYTWQDPLIGAEAAQQLSGLEYLRGMARGEYAPPPIGDTLGFRLPREADVQDGQVTFYLTPEEFHYNPIGSVHGGVYAALLDSALGCCIHTKLPAGVGYTTLDLAVKYLRPLKVGMGEVRAVGKVISVSQRVATAEAQILDAAGKVCATATTTCLILRPAAKGANG; from the coding sequence GTGAGTATCAGCGAGTCGACTTCTACTTCTGCCGCGCCTGCATTAGAGGCCAGGCAGCGCACCTACACCTGGCAAGACCCCTTGATCGGCGCGGAAGCCGCTCAGCAGCTCAGCGGCCTCGAATACCTACGCGGTATGGCCAGAGGCGAGTATGCGCCGCCGCCCATCGGCGATACGCTGGGCTTCCGGCTGCCCCGCGAAGCCGATGTGCAAGACGGCCAAGTGACTTTTTACCTGACGCCCGAAGAGTTTCACTACAATCCCATCGGCAGCGTTCACGGCGGCGTGTATGCGGCCCTGCTCGACTCGGCGCTGGGCTGCTGTATTCACACCAAGTTGCCGGCTGGCGTCGGTTACACCACGCTCGATCTGGCCGTCAAATACCTGCGGCCCCTCAAAGTCGGTATGGGCGAGGTGCGGGCGGTGGGCAAAGTCATCAGCGTCTCCCAGCGGGTCGCCACCGCCGAAGCGCAAATTTTGGACGCAGCGGGCAAGGTTTGTGCCACGGCTACCACCACCTGCCTCATCTTGCGGCCAGCCGCCAAAGGAGCAAACGGATGA
- a CDS encoding hotdog fold thioesterase: MTQDAFLTEGTLVEHLGITFSEQSGQKVVASMPVEARVHQPFGILHGGASVVLAETVASIGAYLNVRERGMVAVGLEINANHLRSVASGTVTATGTPIFQGRTTEVWHIEIKNEAGKMVCVSRCTLAVIVPPTR; this comes from the coding sequence ATGACCCAAGACGCATTTCTGACAGAGGGCACGCTGGTGGAGCATCTGGGCATCACCTTTTCTGAGCAAAGCGGGCAAAAAGTGGTGGCGAGCATGCCGGTCGAGGCCCGCGTGCATCAGCCGTTCGGGATTTTGCACGGCGGCGCGAGCGTGGTCTTGGCCGAAACGGTGGCCAGCATCGGCGCTTACCTGAACGTCAGGGAGCGCGGCATGGTCGCGGTGGGCCTAGAGATCAATGCCAATCACCTGCGCAGCGTGGCGTCCGGCACGGTCACGGCCACCGGAACGCCGATTTTTCAGGGCCGCACCACCGAGGTCTGGCACATTGAAATTAAAAACGAAGCGGGGAAAATGGTCTGCGTGTCGCGCTGCACGCTGGCCGTGATTGTGCCGCCAACCCGCTAA
- a CDS encoding ABC transporter ATP-binding protein yields MTFPQRSAPKISAASETSKRQQLKDLAATLRLVWRASPAQTTWFALTTLLASVLPAANLYVSKLLLNAVAQSVTGGESYASLLSLLGLQVGLVITSGVLSTVQNSARELLGDSLQHQISAMILQKATELEVERFENAETYDRLQQAYREVGARPVQVATQIVGLAGGLVTLLSVGGLMAQLGPLIVPLILLSALPGVYVSSRFGVENYRMLRWQTHDARVQNYFGSILTSDTLVKEVRLFNVEPYLLARWREYYLGFRKQLESIVRRRGWGNLGASLVSALLVGAASALVLRRAAAGQLTVGDFSLFALGIAQIQGTLSGLLSGISGIYQNLLYMRNLYEFLELPSRDLNAGEVWEGPIDTIEFQEVAFRYPLTERDVLRGLSFTVRRGEALALVGENGAGKTTAMKLLTRLFEPTAGKILLNGQDAARFSPRSVQKQMSIIFQDFGQYQMQAGENISLAETERLGDEAGQQLAVEQAGADFVNELPEGLKTPLGRLFQGGRQLSGGQWQRLALARLYFRDASVLVFDEPTAALDARAEFDTIQALREQARDRITLLISHRFSTVRLADQIIVLDEGKVMEAGSHDELMTLNGRYAALYNLQAAGYLDRASQTT; encoded by the coding sequence GTGACTTTTCCGCAGCGCTCCGCGCCCAAAATTTCTGCCGCCAGCGAGACTTCAAAGCGCCAGCAACTCAAAGACTTGGCGGCCACCCTGCGGCTAGTGTGGCGGGCCAGCCCAGCCCAGACGACTTGGTTTGCTCTCACCACTTTGCTGGCCTCGGTGCTGCCCGCCGCCAACTTGTATGTCAGCAAACTGCTGCTCAACGCGGTGGCGCAGTCGGTGACGGGCGGCGAGTCTTACGCTTCACTGCTCTCGCTGCTGGGCCTACAAGTCGGCTTGGTCATCACCAGCGGCGTGCTGAGCACCGTGCAGAACTCGGCCCGCGAACTGCTGGGCGACAGCCTCCAGCACCAGATCAGCGCCATGATTTTGCAAAAAGCCACTGAGCTGGAAGTCGAGCGCTTTGAGAACGCCGAAACCTATGACCGCCTTCAGCAGGCCTACCGCGAGGTCGGCGCGAGGCCGGTGCAGGTGGCGACCCAGATTGTCGGGCTCGCAGGCGGCCTCGTCACGCTGCTGTCGGTGGGCGGCCTGATGGCGCAGCTCGGCCCGCTGATCGTGCCGCTGATTTTGCTCTCGGCGCTGCCGGGGGTCTACGTCTCCAGCCGCTTTGGAGTCGAAAATTACCGGATGCTGCGCTGGCAAACCCACGACGCCCGCGTCCAGAATTACTTCGGCAGTATCCTGACCAGCGACACCCTGGTCAAAGAAGTGCGGCTCTTTAATGTGGAGCCGTACCTGTTGGCCCGCTGGCGCGAGTATTACCTCGGCTTCCGCAAGCAGCTGGAAAGCATCGTGCGGCGGCGCGGCTGGGGTAATCTCGGCGCGTCGCTGGTTTCGGCGCTGCTGGTGGGCGCGGCCTCGGCGCTGGTGCTGCGCCGGGCCGCTGCCGGGCAGCTGACGGTGGGCGACTTCTCGCTGTTCGCGCTGGGCATCGCTCAGATTCAGGGCACCCTGTCGGGCCTGCTGAGCGGCATCAGCGGCATTTACCAGAATCTGCTGTATATGCGAAACCTCTACGAGTTTTTGGAGTTGCCCAGCCGCGACCTCAACGCAGGCGAAGTTTGGGAAGGCCCGATTGACACCATCGAGTTTCAGGAGGTGGCTTTCCGCTATCCGCTGACCGAACGGGACGTGCTGCGCGGCCTGAGTTTCACTGTTCGGCGCGGCGAGGCGCTGGCGCTGGTGGGCGAGAACGGCGCGGGCAAGACGACGGCCATGAAACTGCTGACCCGCCTCTTCGAGCCAACGGCGGGCAAGATTTTGCTCAATGGACAAGACGCCGCACGCTTCAGTCCGCGCAGCGTGCAAAAGCAGATGAGCATCATCTTTCAAGACTTCGGCCAGTACCAGATGCAGGCGGGCGAGAATATCTCGCTGGCCGAAACTGAGCGCCTGGGCGACGAGGCCGGCCAGCAACTCGCCGTGGAGCAGGCCGGGGCCGACTTCGTCAACGAACTGCCGGAAGGCCTTAAAACCCCGCTGGGACGGCTGTTTCAGGGTGGGCGGCAACTCTCGGGCGGACAGTGGCAACGCTTGGCGCTGGCCCGCTTGTACTTCCGCGACGCCTCGGTGCTGGTGTTTGACGAACCCACCGCCGCGCTGGACGCCCGCGCCGAGTTCGACACCATTCAGGCGCTGCGGGAGCAAGCCCGTGACCGCATCACTCTGCTGATCTCGCACCGCTTCTCCACGGTGCGGCTGGCCGACCAGATCATCGTGCTGGACGAAGGCAAGGTGATGGAAGCGGGCAGCCACGACGAGCTGATGACGCTGAACGGGCGCTACGCCGCGCTCTACAATTTGCAGGCGGCGGGCTATCTGGACAGGGCCAGCCAAACCACTTGA
- a CDS encoding carboxylesterase/lipase family protein has product MRVHVRTLLGFFALLGGFTHAQESAPPSSPQAAPQTAPLTPQTVPTRPESTQPADNLALPDPGTIIQASVTSGLLGGREVAGVNQFLGVPYAAPPLGDLRWKAPQPMPAWPGRRDASRPGDICIQRPNAITGNPDRTLSGSEDCLYLNVYAPLNAAPESATPEKNAAPKTTAAPVMVWVHGGSFDTGTGSIYDGSVLAREYGVVVITLNYRLGPLGFLAAPALGPEGTGNYGLMDIQAALRWVQSNAAAFGGDPHNVTAFGESAGGIALCGLLTSPLSQGLFQKAILQSGPCAAGINTAPLSQALDIGARYTQDLGCPNTPAGAGCLRGKTSTELMNVTVPGSRAPNAVALPPVYGDTVLPTSPYQAYQTGLFMHVPVLIGTNHDEGTLFTAYLAGADRAMSTPLYWGLLTVLNPPKLLTLIKEYPDTLRPTTGLTAAAVVTDGLFACPVASVTQQLSRFVPTYAYEFSDPQAVTQLSTTRSVPSLGAYHASELIYVFGTALSGLADPADFTPAQRQLSKQMQQYWTNFAKTGNPNGAKSAPKLTPWRATTPQRPNWLTLAPQGNTQSGDFLAQHHCAFWDELDGR; this is encoded by the coding sequence ATGCGAGTGCACGTTCGAACTTTACTTGGCTTTTTTGCTCTGCTGGGCGGCTTCACCCACGCTCAGGAGTCGGCACCACCCTCCTCACCTCAGGCCGCACCCCAAACTGCGCCGCTCACCCCACAAACCGTACCGACTCGACCTGAATCTACCCAACCAGCAGACAATCTAGCGCTTCCCGATCCCGGCACCATCATTCAGGCGAGTGTGACCTCAGGACTGTTGGGCGGGCGCGAAGTGGCGGGCGTCAATCAATTTCTGGGCGTGCCTTACGCCGCGCCGCCGCTGGGCGACCTGCGCTGGAAGGCCCCCCAGCCCATGCCCGCTTGGCCCGGACGGCGCGACGCTTCACGCCCCGGTGACATCTGTATTCAGCGGCCCAACGCCATCACCGGCAACCCTGACCGGACGCTGAGCGGCAGCGAGGACTGTTTGTATCTCAACGTGTACGCGCCACTCAACGCCGCGCCTGAGAGTGCCACACCTGAAAAGAATGCTGCGCCTAAAACTACTGCCGCTCCGGTGATGGTCTGGGTTCACGGCGGCTCGTTTGACACCGGCACCGGCAGTATTTATGACGGCTCGGTGCTGGCCCGCGAGTACGGGGTGGTGGTCATCACGCTCAATTACCGCCTCGGGCCGCTGGGCTTTTTGGCCGCGCCCGCGCTCGGCCCGGAAGGAACCGGCAATTACGGCCTGATGGATATTCAGGCGGCGCTGCGGTGGGTGCAGAGCAACGCGGCGGCTTTCGGCGGCGACCCGCACAATGTCACCGCTTTCGGTGAATCGGCGGGCGGCATTGCGCTGTGCGGCTTGCTGACTTCACCTTTGTCGCAGGGCCTGTTTCAAAAAGCCATTTTACAAAGCGGCCCTTGCGCGGCGGGCATCAACACCGCGCCGCTCAGCCAAGCGCTGGACATCGGCGCACGCTATACCCAAGACTTGGGCTGTCCCAATACCCCCGCCGGAGCCGGGTGCTTGCGCGGCAAAACCAGCACCGAACTGATGAACGTCACGGTGCCGGGCAGCCGTGCGCCCAACGCAGTGGCGTTGCCGCCCGTCTACGGCGACACTGTGTTGCCCACCTCGCCTTATCAGGCGTATCAAACCGGCCTGTTTATGCATGTTCCGGTGCTGATCGGCACCAACCATGACGAGGGCACCCTGTTCACCGCTTATCTGGCCGGTGCAGACCGGGCCATGAGCACGCCGCTGTACTGGGGGCTGTTGACAGTTCTCAACCCGCCCAAACTGCTGACCCTCATCAAAGAATATCCAGACACGCTGCGCCCGACCACCGGCTTGACCGCCGCCGCCGTCGTCACCGATGGCCTGTTTGCTTGCCCAGTGGCCAGTGTGACCCAGCAGCTCAGCCGCTTCGTGCCGACTTACGCTTACGAATTCAGCGATCCGCAGGCCGTAACCCAGCTCAGCACTACCCGCAGCGTGCCGAGTTTGGGCGCTTACCACGCCTCCGAGCTGATTTATGTGTTTGGCACGGCGCTGAGCGGACTGGCTGACCCCGCCGATTTCACGCCGGCTCAGCGCCAACTCTCTAAGCAAATGCAGCAGTACTGGACAAATTTTGCCAAAACCGGCAATCCCAACGGCGCGAAGTCGGCACCAAAACTGACCCCATGGAGGGCCACCACGCCGCAGCGCCCCAATTGGTTGACGCTCGCGCCGCAGGGCAACACCCAGAGCGGCGACTTTCTGGCCCAGCATCACTGCGCTTTTTGGGATGAGCTGGACGGGCGCTGA
- a CDS encoding S8 family serine peptidase, which produces MELLLRENPQYVIVFESATGDNETVLARVLNVAELAGPAAQGRTSRTILQQRNGVHARVYSRLAVAVANLTPQQVDELMAAVARNQRRHLPPLVLLDPAGQSALHAETLPASSPVNRALEQIGLDPARQTVTGKNIKVAVIDTGLDLMHPDFAVLPGNSQSFVPGEPDVQDQNGHGTHCAGVIASKAVSAGGFRYSVAPDAELLIAKVLDQYGHGYDDQILDAIDWAADQGADILSMSLGSARQVGQPYSDPYERVASTLLSQGILLIAAAGNESQRPALIAPVGNPAACPSILAVAAVDGRDQPAFFSCGAVDAVGSVEVAAPGVGVYSAWVGGGYKRISGISMATPHYLQQFPELSGQALWNSLKQHVRQVAAPATDVGVGVVQVPPPQV; this is translated from the coding sequence ATGGAACTCTTGCTGCGCGAAAATCCCCAATACGTGATCGTGTTCGAGTCGGCGACTGGCGACAATGAAACCGTGCTGGCCCGCGTGCTGAACGTGGCTGAGTTGGCCGGCCCCGCCGCGCAAGGCCGCACCTCGCGTACCATTTTGCAGCAGCGCAACGGTGTTCACGCCCGCGTATATTCACGCTTGGCGGTGGCGGTGGCCAACCTGACCCCGCAGCAAGTAGACGAGTTGATGGCCGCGGTGGCCCGTAATCAGCGCCGTCACCTGCCGCCGCTGGTGCTGCTAGATCCAGCTGGTCAGTCTGCGCTACATGCCGAAACGCTGCCTGCTTCTTCACCTGTCAACCGCGCTTTAGAACAGATCGGCCTCGACCCCGCTCGGCAAACCGTGACTGGCAAAAATATCAAGGTGGCGGTGATCGACACCGGCCTCGATTTGATGCATCCCGACTTTGCCGTACTGCCCGGCAACAGCCAGAGCTTTGTGCCGGGCGAACCGGACGTGCAAGACCAAAACGGACACGGAACCCACTGCGCGGGCGTGATCGCAAGCAAGGCGGTGTCGGCGGGCGGCTTCCGTTACTCGGTGGCTCCAGATGCCGAACTGCTGATTGCCAAAGTCCTCGATCAGTACGGGCACGGCTACGACGATCAGATTCTGGACGCGATCGACTGGGCCGCCGATCAGGGTGCAGACATCTTGTCCATGAGCCTTGGCAGCGCCCGGCAAGTCGGACAGCCTTACAGCGACCCCTACGAGCGGGTGGCGTCCACGCTGCTTTCGCAGGGCATTTTGCTGATCGCGGCGGCGGGCAACGAGAGCCAGCGCCCAGCTTTGATCGCTCCGGTGGGTAACCCGGCGGCCTGTCCGTCTATTTTGGCGGTGGCGGCGGTGGATGGCCGCGACCAACCGGCGTTCTTCAGTTGCGGAGCGGTGGACGCAGTCGGCAGTGTGGAAGTGGCCGCGCCGGGCGTCGGCGTGTACTCGGCGTGGGTTGGCGGCGGTTACAAGCGGATTTCCGGCATCAGCATGGCGACGCCGCATTATCTACAGCAGTTTCCTGAGCTTTCGGGCCAAGCTTTGTGGAACAGCCTCAAACAGCACGTCCGCCAGGTCGCCGCGCCCGCCACCGATGTGGGCGTGGGCGTGGTTCAGGTGCCACCCCCACAAGTATGA
- a CDS encoding SDR family oxidoreductase has translation MTNQRVLLTGGTGKLGQRVARELVKEGLRVRVLTRQLPSHPDPAYEWAQGDYVSGAGLADAFRNIDTVVHTAHDPQRPKRDLAGVARLHSYSLAAGARHFIQVGIVGAARVPGFGYYAAKVQAEAMLAESGLPFSIFRAAQFHPFVAGLLSSLERGPLVVVPVGTLQPVDIGEVAAALAQHALRGQPGVEEWVGPQVLTLEHLARQHLRASKKSKPVKALNLPLPVFKAIAGGALTDAQAARGRKTFETWLAETQPA, from the coding sequence ATGACCAATCAACGGGTACTTCTGACCGGCGGAACGGGAAAGCTGGGGCAACGGGTGGCGCGTGAACTGGTGAAAGAGGGGTTGAGGGTACGCGTCCTGACTCGGCAGCTTCCAAGTCACCCTGATCCCGCTTACGAGTGGGCGCAGGGCGATTACGTCAGCGGCGCGGGCTTGGCGGACGCCTTCAGAAATATAGACACCGTTGTTCACACCGCCCACGACCCGCAGCGGCCCAAGCGCGATCTGGCGGGGGTGGCGCGGCTCCACAGTTACAGCCTCGCGGCGGGGGCGCGTCACTTTATCCAGGTCGGGATCGTGGGCGCGGCGCGGGTGCCGGGGTTTGGCTATTACGCTGCCAAAGTGCAGGCCGAGGCCATGCTGGCAGAGAGCGGCTTGCCCTTCTCCATCTTCCGCGCCGCCCAGTTTCATCCGTTCGTGGCCGGGTTGCTCAGCAGTTTGGAACGCGGGCCGCTCGTTGTGGTTCCAGTGGGAACGCTGCAACCTGTAGACATCGGCGAAGTGGCCGCCGCACTCGCTCAGCACGCCCTCAGAGGTCAACCCGGCGTGGAAGAATGGGTGGGGCCGCAGGTGCTGACCCTAGAACACTTGGCCCGCCAGCACCTCAGAGCCAGCAAAAAATCCAAGCCCGTCAAAGCCTTGAACTTGCCTCTGCCTGTCTTTAAAGCCATTGCGGGCGGCGCACTCACTGATGCTCAAGCGGCGCGGGGGCGCAAGACGTTTGAAACTTGGCTGGCCGAAACACAGCCCGCCTGA
- a CDS encoding N-formylglutamate amidohydrolase, which yields MPSAHRSDLLIVTPHSSGALPPEVLRIMLGADAFDTDKREAFLRRVFLEGDPYTDLIFNVPNAAHLSAPWSRFAADLNRERDDESDNGVLKLFDFARSPLYPSGFSFSPEAREARLRAIWDPFEAGLSAALIGKRLLIVGHSMAPYGPSLGPDTGKPRPGITLMLGTPAEPSFPAAQFTALQNAAEQAFAQVLTGETFTQVAVNDPWSADAISVRHARQSGAAAFGIEVNAGLYLTPDGQVRPQQLARLNAAFEVFADSALAVVG from the coding sequence ATGCCTAGCGCTCACCGCTCTGACTTGCTCATCGTTACTCCGCATTCGTCTGGGGCGCTGCCGCCGGAAGTGCTGCGAATCATGCTGGGCGCAGACGCTTTTGATACCGACAAGCGCGAAGCCTTTTTGCGCCGCGTCTTCTTGGAAGGCGACCCGTATACCGACTTGATTTTCAATGTGCCAAACGCCGCGCACCTGAGCGCACCCTGGAGCCGCTTTGCCGCCGACCTCAACCGCGAGCGCGACGATGAGAGCGACAACGGTGTGCTCAAACTCTTTGATTTTGCCCGCTCGCCGCTGTACCCCTCAGGATTCAGCTTCTCGCCGGAAGCCAGAGAAGCGCGGCTCAGGGCGATTTGGGATCCTTTTGAAGCGGGCCTGAGTGCGGCGCTGATCGGCAAGCGCCTACTGATTGTGGGCCACAGCATGGCTCCCTACGGCCCGTCACTGGGCCCAGACACCGGAAAGCCGCGCCCCGGCATCACCTTGATGCTCGGCACGCCCGCCGAACCCTCGTTTCCAGCAGCCCAATTCACGGCCCTTCAAAACGCCGCCGAACAAGCCTTCGCGCAGGTGCTGACCGGCGAAACCTTTACGCAAGTCGCTGTCAATGATCCGTGGAGCGCCGACGCCATCAGCGTGCGCCACGCCCGTCAAAGTGGCGCGGCGGCCTTTGGAATAGAAGTCAACGCGGGTCTTTACCTCACGCCGGACGGTCAGGTGCGGCCTCAGCAGTTGGCAAGGCTCAACGCGGCGTTTGAGGTGTTTGCCGACTCAGCGCTGGCGGTGGTGGGCTAA